The genomic interval CCGCGGGCGTGGCGGACGCGGACGGTGACCGCGTCCAGCGCCGCGTGCAGCGAGCCGTTGCGCAGCATCGGGCCGGTGAGGAAGGCCCCCACGAAGGTGCCCTTGCCGCACATCGCACCCTCCACGCCGGCCGGCTCCCCGGGGTGCTCGGGCGGCCGCACCTGCGGGTCGCGGCCCACGCCCACGAAGCCCCACGAGCCGAACCGGCCGCGGGGGCCGGCGATCGACCGGTCGTGCACCACGAAGCCGTCGGGCGGAGCCAGCGGCTCGACCCCCGGGCGGAAGTGGATGGCTTGGAGCAGCGTGTACTCCGGGTGCGGCTCCGCCTCCACCTCCTGGCCGAAGAAGCGGTTGAGGCGATCGCCGAAGAGGTGGCTCTTGAGCAGCGCCGCGTGCCGGCCGCGGATGCCGTTGTAGCTGTGCTTGTAGGCGATGGAGGACGACTGCTCCTGGAAGCCGCTGGGCTCCACCGACAGCGGGACGTGCGGGAGCGTCGCTTCCATCGCGGCGTGCATCGTCGGCGAGCCCGAGAGCGTCCACCACCACGCCATCGCGGCGATGCTCACGTTGTGGTAGGTCGGGCATTCGGGGTGGAAGCCCACGTAGTGCGTGCCGCCGTCGCCGGTGACGGCGCGGGTCATGAGGCCGTCGAGGGCGGCGGCGGTCGCCCGCCGGACCTCCGCGTCGCCGAGCGCGACGCCGGCGAAGTGAGCCCCGAGCGTGAGGCGGATGTCGCCGTTGAGCCAGAGGTCGGCGAGCAGGCCCCCGCCGCGGAAGAGGGTCGCGCGGTCCTCGAGCACGAAGTCGGCGTGGGCCCGGGCCCCCGCGTCCCAGGCCTCCGCCACGCCGGCGACCGCCTCGGGGCGGTGCCGCTTGAGCAAGGCGTACGCGTACATCGTCTGGAAGACGCCGCTGATGTCGTTGAGCCGCTCGCCCGCGGCGTGCGCGTCGAAGCGCAGCCCCAGGAGTCGAAGCAGCCGGTCGAGCACCGCGTCGTCGCCGAGCCGCGGGCTCTGCGGGTGCAGGAAGGCGTACGCGGCGAGCAGGATCTCGTCGCCCTCCTTGAAGCCCCGGCCCGTGGCCTCGGCGTCCCCCGCTCGGACGCCGTCGAACACCCGCGCGAAGTGCGGGGCTTCGGCGTTCAGCGGCGGGAAGGCCAGCACGTCGCGGCCGGGCGCGGGCTCGAAGCGGGCGTGGGCGGGCAGCACGGAACCCAGCGCCGCGACGGCGAGGATCACGAGCCCGAGCGTGCGGGGGCGGCGTTGCTTCGGCTTCATCAGGGCAGCTCGATCAGGGCACGGCCGTCGCGGAAGAGCCCCACGCGGGTCCGCCCGTCCTCGTGAGCGGTGAAGGAGATCCGGTCGGCCGGCCCCCGGGGCCAGGTCAGCTCGACGACCCCGGACGCGGGCGAGCCGACCTCCGGCAGCGCGTCCACGCCGTGCCGGTGCGGGAACAGCAGGACGCGGAAGGCCGCCCCCACGCCCCGGCGGGGCACGATCAGGCGGCGGTCGAGGCCGAAGGTCCGGCCGCTGGGCCCGTCGTAGGTGTCCTTCTTCTCGAACGTCTCGACGCGCGGGGCGGGTGTCGCGTCGAAGCGGTCCAACGGCAGGGGGTCGCCGTGGAGGACGCGGACGAGCAGCAGCGGCTCGCCCTCCGCCGGCTTGTAGCGCAGCGTCCCGGGCACGCGGTCGATCGTGTCGCGGCCCAGGAGGACGTCGGTGTAGACGAGCGGCGGGGGGCCGTCGCCCGCGTCGGGCGCGAGCCCGCGCGGGTTGTCGTGCTTCGTGATCGACAGCGCCGTCAGGTCCGGCTCCAGCATCATCGTCCACGCGTGGAGCCGCTCGCGGCCGTCCTTCATCACGTCGTCCACGACCAAGGCGTAGTCGCGTTCGCCACGCACCAGGCCCATCGTGCGGAAGGCGTGCTCCACCGGGTTGTGGGCGACGCGGACCGTCCAGGGGTCCTCGTCCCACATGCCCGAGTCGCGGAGGTCGAAGCCCTCGAAGGCGGCGACCACGTTGGGGTGCGTCTCGTGCTCCCACGCCACGCCGCGGTCGACCCAGTCCTGCGCCCGCTCGCGGTACACGCCGAAGCGCTCGATGGCGTGCTTGGGTGCGTCGACCGGCTGCGCGTAAGCGGCCTTGGGCCAGCGCCAGGCGTAGGGGTACGCGAGGTCGGCGATCAGGAACGCGGCGTCTTCGGTGTGCTCCATCGCGATGACGTCGGCGGGCGCGGCGGGGTAGCCCTGCCCGCGGCCGTCGATCAGCACGAGGTTGTGGTGCCGCGACTCCACCGAGCGGAACCCGTCGGCGGACCAGGGCCGGCCGAGCGCGAACAGCTGGAAGCCGCCACGGTCGGCGTGGTCGTGGTTGGTGTTGAAGCCGTCGGTCCGCGCCGCCATCGGCATCACGGTCGCGTCGTCGGCCCAGCGGTCCCGCGCGATCATCAGGCCGCGGCCGGCGTCGGTGAACGTGGTGGTGAGGCCCAGCTCCGCGGCCAACGCCGCCGCCGCGCCCGGCTCGGCGTCGGCGTCGTCGGCGAAGACCAGCGCGTCGATCAGCGTGAAGTGGCCGCGGTCGCCGCGGTCCAGCAGCTGCGCGGCGACCTCGGCGTAGATCGCGTCGACGAGCGGGTCGTCGGGGTAGAAGAACTTCCGCACCATCAGCTCGTGGTGCGTGGGCGCGTGCGAGCCGCCGTCGCCGGGGCTGTTCCACCGGTCGGTGCCGGGGATCATCGTCTGCAGCTGCCACCGCGGGATCGCCCGGTAGCGGTCCATCGCGATGAGGTTCTCGCCGCGGCGGGTCATCGCCGCCAGCGCCGGCGACCCCCACAGCCAGCCGAAGCTGGTGTAGCCGACGGCTTCGGTGCTCACGCCGTTCTGGGTGTACCCGTGCGACAGGTAATCCCGCATCATCTCGACGCCGACCTCGTACACGCGCGGGTCGTACCCCTCCTCGCCCTCGATCGCCAGCGACAGCAGCGTGAAGTGCTGGGCGACGTTGATCCAGTTCCAGTCGCGGAGGTGCGGCGGCAGGTTCATGCCGAAGGCGAAGGCGCCGCGGGTGATCCGCGCGATCACCCGCCGCGTCGCGTCGCGGTCCGCTTCGGCCATGTGCGGGGCCGCGAGGTCGTAGGCGTAGCCCAGCTGCTGGTAGCCGAGCCGCCGGTGGTTGTGCTCGGGGTGGCGGTCGGGCCAGCGGCCGGCGTCGTCGCCGTACGGCCCGGCCCGCCAGGCCTCCACCAGCGGCTCCATCTTCCGCGCCCACTGGGCGATGGCCTCCGCCGCCCGCTCGCCCTGCGTCGCGTCCTCGCGGAGCAGCGCATCGAGGGCCGCGAGCTCGAGGTCGTACAGCACCGGCTCGCGGTTGTAGCCGCCGCGGCCGGCGGGCTCGGGCGCGGCGAGCAGCGCCTCGACGGCGGCGAAATCGCCGGCGATCAGCGCCTCCACCGCCCGGTGCGTCCAGCTGCCGGGGGCGCGGAAGCCGGCGTCGAGCCGCCGGGTCATCAAGCCGCGGAGGCGGCGGCCCACGGCCGTTTCCTCCGAGCGGCGGCGGAGGTCCGGCAGGTCGTCGGGCCCGAAGAGGATCCGCGGGTGGACGCCGGGCGCGGGCACCGGGCCGAGGCGGTCGCGCGCGAGCCCGGTCTGGTCGTACGCGACCTCGACGGCCGGCGACACCGGATACCCCAGGTCCCGGTTCAGCACCGCCTCGCCGTCGAAGGGCCGGTCGGAGACCCGCTTCGCGGGGTCGGGCGTCGGCGTGGGCGCGGGCTCCGCCGCGGCGGCGGGGGCGAGCGAAGCGGCGGCCGCGAGCGTCGCGGAGAGGGCGAGCGGGCGGGAGCGTTTTCTCATGGGGAGCCCGGGAGCGGCCGTGCGGCCGGGGGAAGCGGCGGTCGCCCGCGCGTGCGGGACCGCCACGCGACGACGCGGACCGCCTCAGAAGCCGTTGGAGGTGTCGCTGCCGTTCCCGTTCCAGAAGCGGTTCCACTCGGCGCGATCGCCGAAGGCGGGCAGCGTGAAAGGGTGGCTGGCCTTGAAGGTCACCGACTCCTGGTCGCGGCTCTCGGCGTGGCCGTCGAGGAAGATGTAGTTCCCCGTGCCGCCCTGGTAGTAGAAGCGGTCGGTGGCGGGCTCGACGATCTGATCGCCCGCCCCGCCGTGGGGCTGCAGGGCCGGCGTCGAGCCGTTGCCGCTGCCCGGGGCGCCGCGGCCGTTGATCTCGGGGTGCCACCACAGCGTCCCGCCGCTCCAGGGCCGCGGCCAGCCGCCGGCGTCGGCGAAGAGCATCAGCTCGCTCGCCGAGTCGGGGCCGTCGATGGTCCTGAGGCTCCCGAAGGAGTCCCGCCCGCTGAAGAGGCGGCCGATCTGGATGTTGATCGCGAAGGTGCCGCGGTAGCCCGGGTTCGTCGGGGTCCGGCCGACGTCGCCGATGCCGAAGGCCGATTCCGCCTCCTGGCAGGTGAAAGCGCCGCCCTGCGACCAGTTGCCCAGCTCCTCGTTGTTCTTCTGGTAGCCCGGGGAGAGCGCCGGGTCCGTGCCGTCGAGGAAGGGCGCCCCCATGTACTCGGAGTAGACGTACCAGTTGGTCGGCTCCCCCGTGCCGTCGGGCTCGAGGCCCGGGCCGCGGTACTGGCCGTAGGCGATCGCGCCGTCGCGGTCGACGGCGTAGGTGTTCACCGCGATGCCCATCTGCCGCATCTGGCTCAGGCAGACCACGCCGCGGGCCGCCTTGCGGGCGGCCCCCAGCGCCGGCAGCAGGATCCCGATGAGCAGGGCGATGATGCTGATGACCACCAGCAGCTCGATGAGCGTGAAGGCGCGACGGCGTGAGGGAGCGTTGGAGGACATGACGAAAGCTGGAAGAGAGGGAGAATCGACCCCGGAGCGGGAGCGGGAGGCAGGGCGCGGGAAATGTTGCATGGAATGTTACCTTTGTTACGGACGCGAGTCAACCGTCCGACCGATCATGAACCGGCCCCATGCCCGAAGAACCCCCGTCTCGCTTGAAACCAGCCGCATCCGCTCCGAGACCGCTGGGTGCGGGCCCTACGCTGTCCCGCCGCCACCGCGCCCGCGGATGTGACAGCCCTGGGACACATCGGTCCGGGCCCGCCGTCCTCCGCACTACGCTGCCGCGGACGCGGCGCTCCGCCCTCCCGCCGCGGCCTGTCTCCACCCCTCCCCCCGCCCTTCGCCGATGAGCACCCGCTCCCCGACCGCCGCCGAAGTCGCCGCCCGTGCGGGCGTGAGCCGGATGACGGTCTACCGGGTGATGAAGGAGGACCCGCGGGTGTCTTCCTCCACCGCGACCTCGGTCCAGCGCGCCATCCGCGACCTCAACTACCTCCCGCCGGGCCAGCGGAACGCCGAAGCCGACGCCGCCGGCGCGGGCGGGCGGCACGGCCGGCTGGCCTTCCTGATCCCCGACGCCGACGTCGCCGCCCTGCGGACGGCCCTGACCGGCCGGCTGCTGCACGGGATCGACGCCGTCCTCACGCCCCGCTCGCTGGAGCTCTCGCTGACGCGGCTGCCGGCCCCCGGCCAGCTCCCCGGGCTCATCACGCGGCGGAAGGTCGACGGCGTCATCGTGCGTTCGAGCCACCGCGACGAGTTCCCCGCCGAGCGGATCGAGCGGGTGCCCTGCGTCTGGCTCATGGAGAGCCGCCGGCCGGCGCCACCCGGCGACGTGGTGCACACCGACGACGTCGAGATCGGCCGCCTCGCCGCGGAGGCGTTCTGCCGCCGCGGCCGCCGGCACGTCGCGATCCTCAACGAGAACGCCGAGCACACGTCGTACAACGAGCGGGTGAGGGGCCTGCAGGTGTCGCTGTCCGGCGGGCCGGTGGCCACCGAGCCGGTCGACGCGGCCGGCCTGTCCGGCTCGACCCGGCAGGCCGCGGCGTGCATCGACCGCCTGCTCGATCGGCACCCCGGCCTCGACGGCTTCTTCCTGCCCGGCACCGTGCCCTTCGTCAGCCTGCTCCACCAGGCACTCGCAGCCCGCGGACGCGATCTCGGCGGCGTCACGATCGTGAGCGCCAGCTACGACGCCGACCTCAACGCCTCGCTGCGGCCGCGCCCGGTCCACATCGACGCCCGCCCCGAGCAGCTGGGCGAGGCCGCGGCCGAGCTGCTGCTCTGGCGGCTGTCCCACCCCGCCGCCGCCCGCCGCCGCGTCACGGTGGTGCCCGCGGTGATCGAGCCCGAGAACGATTGAGCCGCCGGGCCGCGGACCGCGGGCTCGGAGGGCTCCGCGGCCCGCCGGTCCGCGGGGCGAGACGCCGCCGCGCGGGAAGCCGGAACCGGCGGGTCGCGGCCGCGGCCGCTCTACGCTCGGTGGCCCATGTCCCCGGACGCAGCCCCCACCGAACCCGTGCCCGCCGCCGCGCGCCAGCTGCTGGGGCTCGGCGGGGCGGGCGGGCAGGTCTCCCCGGGGCCCAAGCCGATCGCGACGCGGTCGCCGCGGCGGTCCGGCGAGGGCTCCGACTCGGTGGACCTCCCGCCCCGGCAGCTCTCGCTGACCGACTTCCTGGACCTCGAAACGCTGCAGGCGGTGCAGGACGGCTTCGTCTCGATCACCCGCCTGCAAGCGCAGATCCTCGACGCCGCCGGCCGGCCCGTCACCCGGCCCACCGACGCGAAGGTCCGCAGCGCGGCCGACGCGGCGACGGGCCTGCTGCTCGAGGAAGACGGCGGCGGCGAGCTCGCCGCCGGCGGCCGCTTCGTCGCGCCGATCGCCGTGGGGCCCGAGCGGCTGGGGTCGATCGTGATCGACGCGCCGCGGCACGCCAGCGACGCGGGCATCGGCCACGACGAGCTCGAGCGGCTCGCCGCCAGCCTCGGCCTGGGCCCCGAGGAGCGGCAGACGCTGTTCGAGGCCGCCGAGCCGGCCTTCGCCGCCAACCGCGGCGCCTCGGTGCAGTTCCTGTTCCTCATCGCCAACGCGATCACGCGGCTGTGCTACCAGGCGTGGGAGGGGCAGACACACGTGCAGGAGCTCGAGGCGCTGTACCGCGTGTCGACGGCCCTGGCCGCCGCCTCGGACGTGCAGGTCGTGCTCGACACCGCCGCGAAGTCGATCGCCGAGGTGCTCGACGCCGACGGCGTGGTCATCCGCCTGCTGCAGGAGGGGCCCGACGGGCCCGAGCTGGTCCGCCGCGCGAACCACGGGCTCTCCGCCTCCTACATCAACTCCGGCCAGCTGCTGGTGAACAAGAGCGAGCTCTACAGCAAGGTGATCCGAGGCGAGATCATCTACATCGAGGACCTGCCCGGCGACGCCCGGACCTACTACCCCGAGCTCGCCCGGGAGGAGGGGCTGGCCTCGATGCTGGCGCTGGGCCTCGCCGACCACGACCAGCCGATCGGCTCGATCCAGGTGTACACGGTGGAGACCCGGCGCTTCAGCCGCGACCTCGTGCGGCTGGCCCGCGCCGTCTCTCAGCTGGTGAGCGCCGCGATCTCCAAGACCCGCCTGGAGCAGGACCGCAACCGGAACTCGGCGATGGTCCGCCAGATGCAGCTCGCCGCCGGCGTGCAGCGGAGGATGCTGCCCCAGCGGCTGCCCGAGCTGGCGGGCTTCGACGTGGCCGCCCGGTACATCCCCAGCTTCCAGCTCTCCGGCGACTTCTACGACTTCGTCCGCCTCGGCGACGGGAACGTGGGCTTCGCCATCGGCGACGTCGCCGGCAAGGGCATCGCGGCGTCGCTGCTCATGGCCTCGGTGCGGGCCTCGCTGCGGGCGTACGCCCACGACCTCTACCACCTCGACGAGGTGATCCGGCGGGTGAATCTTGCGCTGTGCCGCGACACCCTCGACGGCGAGTTTGCCACCCTGTGGTACGGCGTGCTCGACCCGACCGCCCGCCGCTTGACCTACTGCAACGCCGGCCACGAGCCGCCGATCCTGGTGCGTGACGGCCACATCATCCCGCTGGACGCCGGCGGCATGATCGTCGGGGTCGACCGCGACCAGGACTACGACAAGGGCGTCGTCGACCTGCAGCCCCGCGACCTGCTGCTGCTCTACACCGACGGCCTGCCCGACGCGATGAACGCCGAGCAGAAGCGATTCGGCCGGGTGGCGATGGAGGCGATGCTCCGCGAGATCGCAAACCGCGAGGGGCCACCGCGGCCCGCCGCCGAGGGCCTGCGGGAGATCGAGACCCACCTCCGGAACCACGCCGGCGCCCGCCGCGGCAGCGACGACACCACGCTGGTGCTGCTGCGCTGCACCTGACGCGAGACCGCGGCGGCGGACCTTTGCGTCACCCGCGTCGTCCGCGGCTCCTCTCGGCCCGGGAGGGGCTCCTCGAGGCGTTCGGATTGTCTCTCAAGCGTCCGATGCCCGGGTGTCACGCCCTTGGGGGGTGGCCGCATCCCGACGACCTCCCGCGTTCGCCACCCCGCAAGCGGCGTGGCACCCGAGACCTCCGCTCGTTCGCGGCTCCCGGGTGCCACGCCCCTTGGGGGGTGGCCGAATCCCGACGGCCTCCCGCGCTCGCCACCCCGCAAGCGGCGTGGCGGGCGTCAGGTCGCGGGCCGGATCCCGAAGACGAAGATCCCGCACCACCGGTTGCCGACGCGGTCGGTGAGGGGGAAGCCGCGGACCGAGGGCAACTCCACCATGAGCCCCGCCGACAGCGCTTTCTCATGCCACACGCCCGCGTCGTGCACGGCCGTCTCCTCGTCGGCGGTGAACAGCACGAGCAGGAGGCCGGCGTGGCGGACGCCCCGGTCGCGGGCCAGCTTCCGGGCGTCGGCCAGCAGCGTCCGCCCCAGCTCGGCGGCGTACCGCTTGGCGAAGCCCTCCTCGCCGAACTGCGCGGTGGTCTTCACCTCCAGCCAGAACGCCTCCTCGGGCGCGACCCCCGCCCCGCCGGGGTCGCCGAAGAGCGTTCCGGCCAGCTCGCCGTCGAGCACCGGCCGGCCGCCCGGCGTCAGCACCACGTCGCACCGCTCGCCCTCGCTGCGCTTGCGCCTCGACCACCCGCCGGGGAGCTTCTGCTCCGGCCACACGCCCCACCGCGCGTCCGCCGCCCGCAGCGCCGAATGCAGGAAGGGGTGCAGGTCGATCTCGCGGAGCACGTCGAGCCCGGCGACCGCCTGCTCGGCGTCGAGGGCGGCGGCGTCGGCCAGGAGTCCCGCCTCGATGGCGTCCGCGACGTCGGAGGGGGAGGGCGTCATGAAGAAGATGTGACCAGGAAACGCGGCGGAAGGATCAACGCCCGGCGCACGCCGCCGCATTCAAGCCCGACACGAGGCCAACGAGACATCGGCACAGAGGCGAAGAAACGCGAACGAGCAAGACCCCCATACCGAGCACAGCGACGGCCCCACCTGCCCGCCTCCGTCTCTCCGTCTCTTCGTCTCTTCGTCTCTCCGTCTCTTAAGCGTCGAAGCCGCTGCTCCTCTACCACCGCAGCAGCTCCCCCACCACCGGCTCGACAAGGTCTTTCATCGTCACCACGCCCAGCGGGCGGTCCGCGGTCCCGACCACGGCAATCGTCCAGCGTCGCTTCTGGAAGCGCTCGATCGCGGTGTAGACCGGCATCGTCGGGTCGAGGAAGGGCACGCCGCGGCGCAGCTCCGCCAGCCTCACGTTCTCCGCCGGGTCGCTCCGGAGCACCTCGAACAGGTCGACCCAGCCGGTGACGCGGCCGTCGGCGTCCACGATCGGCAGGTGCGAGCGTGAGGTGTGGCCCGCCCGCTCGCGCAGCACCGCCACCGTGTCGCCGGGACCGGCGGTGACGACGTCCGCCCAGGGCGTGGCCTCGCCGCCGACCGTCCGGCCCTCTGCGCGGAAGACCCGCTCCAGCAGGTCGCTCTGCTCGCCCGTGAGCACGCCCTGGCCGAGCCCCTCGCGGACCAGCGCCTGCACCTGCCGGCGCGGGTGGCGGACGGAGGCTTCCTTCCCGCCGTCGCCGCTCCCCGAGCCGGGTCCCTCGCCCACGAGGCGGAGGGCGATGCGTCCGAAGACGCTCACCAGCGGCACGCCGCCGGTGAGCGTGAACAGCCGCTCGAAGGCGTAGATCGTCCCGGACAGGCGGTACAGCAGCCGGTCTCCGTGCGCGGCGAAGAGGTCCTTGGGCAGCGTCTCCCCGAAGACGAAGAGCATCGGCGTGACGAGCCCGACGTTGAGCAGGATCGCCCACCAGCCGGAGATCCCGCCCGCCTCCAGCAGCACCGCCAGCGCGAACGTGCCCAGGTAGTTCGCGGCGTTGTTGCCCACCAGCAGCACCGCAAGCAGCCGCGCGGGGTCCTCCACGAGCCGCCGCAGCCGCACCGCCGCGGGCACGCCGCGCGCGTCGAGCAGGTGCAGCCGGACGCGGTTGAGCGTGTACACGCCGGTCTCCACGCCCGAGAAGTAGGCGCTGCCGGCGAAGCCCAGCAGCATGAGCGGGATCCAGAACGCGAGATCGGCGGCGTTCACGCGTGCTCCTCGGGCCGTGCCGCCGCCTCGGTTGCGCCCGCCGCGGACCGCGCGGCCCCGTCGGCTCTCTGGACCTCGATCCGCGTGATGCGGTGCCCCTCCATCGCCTTGACCTCCAGGCGGATCGGCCCGGCCACCAGCCCGTCGCCCACGGCGGGCAGGCGGTCGAGCTCGGTCATGACCAAGCCGCCCAGCGTGGCGACGTCGCTCTCGCGGGCCAGCTCGGACTCCGGTTCGGGCAGGTCCAGGCGGTCGGGCCAGTCGATGAGCATCAGGTTCGCGTCGACCTCGTAGACGCCCTCGCGGCCCCGGACCTCCGTCACGCGCGAGAGGCCGCGGGGTTCGTAGCTGCCGGGGATGTCGCCGAAGAGGTGCTCGGCGAGGTCCTCGAGGGTGATGAGGCCCGC from Phycisphaera mikurensis NBRC 102666 carries:
- a CDS encoding SpoIIE family protein phosphatase, whose product is MSPDAAPTEPVPAAARQLLGLGGAGGQVSPGPKPIATRSPRRSGEGSDSVDLPPRQLSLTDFLDLETLQAVQDGFVSITRLQAQILDAAGRPVTRPTDAKVRSAADAATGLLLEEDGGGELAAGGRFVAPIAVGPERLGSIVIDAPRHASDAGIGHDELERLAASLGLGPEERQTLFEAAEPAFAANRGASVQFLFLIANAITRLCYQAWEGQTHVQELEALYRVSTALAAASDVQVVLDTAAKSIAEVLDADGVVIRLLQEGPDGPELVRRANHGLSASYINSGQLLVNKSELYSKVIRGEIIYIEDLPGDARTYYPELAREEGLASMLALGLADHDQPIGSIQVYTVETRRFSRDLVRLARAVSQLVSAAISKTRLEQDRNRNSAMVRQMQLAAGVQRRMLPQRLPELAGFDVAARYIPSFQLSGDFYDFVRLGDGNVGFAIGDVAGKGIAASLLMASVRASLRAYAHDLYHLDEVIRRVNLALCRDTLDGEFATLWYGVLDPTARRLTYCNAGHEPPILVRDGHIIPLDAGGMIVGVDRDQDYDKGVVDLQPRDLLLLYTDGLPDAMNAEQKRFGRVAMEAMLREIANREGPPRPAAEGLREIETHLRNHAGARRGSDDTTLVLLRCT
- a CDS encoding CNNM domain-containing protein, which encodes MNAADLAFWIPLMLLGFAGSAYFSGVETGVYTLNRVRLHLLDARGVPAAVRLRRLVEDPARLLAVLLVGNNAANYLGTFALAVLLEAGGISGWWAILLNVGLVTPMLFVFGETLPKDLFAAHGDRLLYRLSGTIYAFERLFTLTGGVPLVSVFGRIALRLVGEGPGSGSGDGGKEASVRHPRRQVQALVREGLGQGVLTGEQSDLLERVFRAEGRTVGGEATPWADVVTAGPGDTVAVLRERAGHTSRSHLPIVDADGRVTGWVDLFEVLRSDPAENVRLAELRRGVPFLDPTMPVYTAIERFQKRRWTIAVVGTADRPLGVVTMKDLVEPVVGELLRW
- a CDS encoding type II secretion system protein, with the protein product MSSNAPSRRRAFTLIELLVVISIIALLIGILLPALGAARKAARGVVCLSQMRQMGIAVNTYAVDRDGAIAYGQYRGPGLEPDGTGEPTNWYVYSEYMGAPFLDGTDPALSPGYQKNNEELGNWSQGGAFTCQEAESAFGIGDVGRTPTNPGYRGTFAINIQIGRLFSGRDSFGSLRTIDGPDSASELMLFADAGGWPRPWSGGTLWWHPEINGRGAPGSGNGSTPALQPHGGAGDQIVEPATDRFYYQGGTGNYIFLDGHAESRDQESVTFKASHPFTLPAFGDRAEWNRFWNGNGSDTSNGF
- a CDS encoding LacI family DNA-binding transcriptional regulator, translated to MSTRSPTAAEVAARAGVSRMTVYRVMKEDPRVSSSTATSVQRAIRDLNYLPPGQRNAEADAAGAGGRHGRLAFLIPDADVAALRTALTGRLLHGIDAVLTPRSLELSLTRLPAPGQLPGLITRRKVDGVIVRSSHRDEFPAERIERVPCVWLMESRRPAPPGDVVHTDDVEIGRLAAEAFCRRGRRHVAILNENAEHTSYNERVRGLQVSLSGGPVATEPVDAAGLSGSTRQAAACIDRLLDRHPGLDGFFLPGTVPFVSLLHQALAARGRDLGGVTIVSASYDADLNASLRPRPVHIDARPEQLGEAAAELLLWRLSHPAAARRRVTVVPAVIEPEND